A stretch of Bacillus pseudomycoides DNA encodes these proteins:
- the ahpC gene encoding alkyl hydroperoxide reductase subunit C, whose amino-acid sequence MLLIGTEVQPFKANAYHNGEFIQVTDESFKGKWSVVCFYPADFTFVCPTELEDLQNQYATLKELGVEVYSVSTDTHFTHKAWHDSSETIGKIEYIMIGDPTRTITSNFNVLVEEEGLAARGTFIIDPDGVIQSMEINADGIGRDASILVNKIKAAQYVRNNPGEVCPAKWKEGAATLKPSLDLVGKI is encoded by the coding sequence ATGTTATTAATCGGAACAGAAGTACAACCGTTTAAAGCGAATGCTTACCATAATGGAGAATTTATCCAAGTTACTGACGAAAGTTTCAAAGGAAAATGGAGCGTAGTTTGCTTCTACCCAGCAGACTTCACATTCGTATGTCCAACTGAACTTGAAGATTTACAAAACCAATACGCTACTCTAAAAGAACTAGGCGTTGAAGTATACTCTGTATCTACAGACACTCACTTCACACATAAAGCATGGCATGATAGCTCAGAAACTATCGGCAAAATCGAATACATTATGATTGGTGACCCTACTCGCACAATCACTAGCAACTTCAATGTTTTAGTTGAAGAAGAAGGTCTTGCTGCTCGTGGTACATTCATCATTGACCCAGACGGCGTTATCCAATCTATGGAAATCAATGCAGACGGTATCGGCCGCGATGCAAGCATCCTTGTTAACAAAATTAAAGCAGCACAATACGTTCGCAACAATCCAGGTGAAGTTTGCCCAGCTAAATGGAAAGAAGGCGCTGCAACACTTAAACCAAGCCTTGACCTTGTAGGTAAAATCTAA